One stretch of Pedobacter riviphilus DNA includes these proteins:
- a CDS encoding glycoside hydrolase family 88/105 protein translates to MKRSVLYTAAALIGFSILSQSGFAQKKLSEQLTLTAMEKLFQDTTLLKGAKGPKWTYDMGVVLEGAATVWRNTGDGKYFKYIQGSMDAYLDKEGNINTYKPDDFNIDNIKNGRSLLLLYKVTGQQKYLLAATRLYDQLQKQPRTQEGGFWHKKIYPNQMWLDGLYMGEPFYAEYARLMKKDEAFDDIAKQFILMEKNARDVKTGLLYHGYDESRTEQWADKKTGRSANFWGRAMGWYIMALVDVLDNFPANHPQRKELIAILNRTATAAVKYQDQKSGVWFDILDLPTRKGNYLESSASSMFVYGLAKGVRKGWLAPSFMAAANKGYTGLKKEFVEQAGTERINLTKTVSVSGLGGKPKYRDGSFDYYISEKVITNDPKGVGSFICAASEMEIDQLPKPGKGLTVTLDNFFNNEYMTGPTGDKIPFHYLWEEDDNNGFSLFGKVFNDAGVKTATLKTAPTTANLKGSNIYIIVDPDTEKETANPNFMNATHAKQISDWVKAGGVLVLLLNDAGNCEISKFNVLPETFGIHFNEDSRNKVQGSNFEQGAVKIPAGNSIFKTAKKVYIKEISTIVAKKTAVSALTDNGDVLIATAKYGKGTVFAVGDPWFYNEYIDGRKLPADFENFKATNDLVNWLIKQALGKK, encoded by the coding sequence ATGAAAAGATCAGTTTTATATACAGCAGCTGCGCTCATCGGTTTTTCTATTTTATCGCAAAGTGGATTTGCCCAAAAGAAATTATCAGAACAGTTAACCTTAACTGCAATGGAAAAATTATTTCAGGATACTACACTGTTAAAAGGTGCTAAAGGGCCTAAATGGACCTACGACATGGGGGTGGTACTGGAAGGTGCCGCAACGGTTTGGCGAAATACCGGCGATGGAAAATATTTCAAATATATCCAAGGTTCAATGGATGCCTATTTGGATAAGGAAGGAAATATCAATACGTATAAACCTGACGATTTTAATATCGACAACATTAAAAATGGCCGTTCGTTATTATTGTTATACAAAGTTACCGGGCAACAGAAATACCTGTTAGCGGCAACCAGATTATACGATCAGCTGCAAAAACAGCCGCGTACCCAGGAAGGTGGCTTTTGGCACAAGAAAATTTATCCCAATCAAATGTGGCTGGATGGTTTGTACATGGGTGAACCGTTTTATGCGGAGTACGCCAGGCTAATGAAAAAAGATGAAGCTTTCGATGATATTGCCAAGCAGTTTATCCTGATGGAGAAAAATGCCCGCGATGTTAAAACAGGATTACTTTATCACGGATACGATGAAAGCAGAACGGAGCAGTGGGCCGATAAAAAAACAGGCCGCTCAGCAAATTTCTGGGGCAGGGCAATGGGCTGGTACATTATGGCTTTGGTAGATGTGCTGGATAATTTTCCCGCCAATCATCCACAACGGAAAGAATTGATCGCCATTTTAAACCGTACCGCAACAGCAGCGGTAAAATACCAGGATCAAAAATCAGGTGTTTGGTTCGATATTTTAGATCTGCCAACCAGAAAAGGAAATTACCTGGAAAGTTCGGCCTCAAGCATGTTTGTATATGGCTTGGCCAAAGGGGTACGCAAAGGTTGGTTGGCGCCATCATTTATGGCTGCAGCAAATAAAGGTTACACAGGTTTAAAGAAAGAATTTGTTGAACAAGCAGGAACAGAAAGAATTAACCTCACTAAAACCGTTTCCGTATCAGGTTTGGGTGGAAAACCCAAATACCGCGATGGAAGTTTCGATTATTACATCAGCGAAAAAGTAATCACCAACGATCCAAAAGGTGTAGGCTCATTTATCTGCGCAGCTTCAGAAATGGAAATAGATCAGCTACCAAAACCTGGAAAAGGTTTAACCGTTACCCTTGATAATTTCTTCAATAATGAATACATGACCGGTCCGACCGGAGATAAAATCCCTTTCCATTACCTTTGGGAGGAGGATGATAACAACGGCTTCTCTTTATTTGGAAAAGTATTTAATGACGCGGGGGTTAAAACGGCTACCCTTAAAACAGCACCAACCACAGCAAACTTAAAAGGAAGTAACATTTACATTATTGTAGATCCAGATACGGAGAAAGAAACGGCAAACCCAAATTTCATGAATGCTACACATGCCAAACAGATTAGTGATTGGGTTAAAGCTGGTGGCGTATTAGTGCTACTCTTAAACGATGCCGGAAATTGTGAAATTTCGAAATTTAATGTATTGCCAGAAACCTTCGGTATTCATTTTAACGAGGATAGCCGCAACAAGGTTCAAGGTTCGAACTTTGAACAAGGCGCTGTAAAAATCCCTGCCGGAAACTCAATTTTTAAAACAGCCAAGAAAGTTTATATCAAAGAGATTTCCACCATTGTAGCAAAAAAAACTGCCGTTTCTGCCTTAACAGATAATGGCGACGTACTTATTGCAACAGCAAAATATGGTAAAGGAACTGTTTTCGCGGTGGGGGACCCTTGGTTTTACAACGAATATATCGATGGCAGGAAATTGCCCGCAGATTTTGAAAACTTTAAGGCCACGAACGATCTGGTAAACTGGCTGATCAAACAGGCTCTGGGTAAAAAGTAG
- a CDS encoding glycoside hydrolase family 28 protein produces MKYISGRLCHIKVALACLILSAAGSVMAQQKQSLPIIQQVKFKNDTTSIISFGAKGDGITLNTESINKTIASVSQKGGGVVLIPSGLWLTGPIELKSNVNLHLKRDAILQFTADFNQYKLVQGNWEGQPAWRNQSPISGVNLENIAITGTGIIDGNGGAWRMVKKDKLTETQWKTLVASGGIVRADGKMWYPSEKTVKGSNTKNAGVIEAGKTAADYEDIKDFLRPNLLVLTGCKKVLLEGVTFQNSPAWNLHPLLCEDLTLRNLQVKNPWFAQNGDGVDVESCKNVLIEGSTFDVGDDGICIKSGRDEAGRKRGVPTENVIVRNNVVYHAHGGFVIGSEMSGGAKNIWVYDCSFIGTDIGLRFKTTRGRGGVVENIYINNINMIDIPGEAILFDMYYAAVDPVPLAGEKREAIKTVTVPVTEATPQFRNFYIKDIVANGAEKAIFFRGLPEMNIKDIHLENVTIKAKKGIEIIEAAGIFLKNINVITENTNPVVMIQNSSNINISNLKYPDNSKVLFGVAGEKTKGIKISATDVSKAKTASLLSAEVDKKALEISK; encoded by the coding sequence ATGAAATATATTTCTGGTCGTTTATGCCATATTAAAGTGGCTCTCGCATGCTTAATTTTATCTGCTGCAGGTTCTGTCATGGCGCAACAAAAGCAAAGTTTACCCATTATTCAGCAGGTTAAATTTAAAAATGATACAACAAGCATTATCAGCTTTGGCGCAAAAGGCGATGGCATTACCTTAAATACAGAAAGCATTAATAAAACGATTGCCAGTGTTAGCCAGAAAGGCGGCGGTGTGGTATTAATCCCTTCGGGTTTGTGGTTAACCGGACCAATCGAATTAAAAAGCAATGTAAACCTGCATCTAAAACGCGATGCCATCCTTCAATTTACGGCAGATTTTAATCAATATAAACTGGTACAGGGAAATTGGGAAGGTCAGCCTGCATGGCGGAACCAAAGTCCGATTTCAGGTGTTAACCTTGAAAATATCGCTATTACCGGAACGGGAATTATCGATGGGAACGGTGGCGCCTGGCGCATGGTTAAAAAAGATAAATTGACCGAAACACAGTGGAAAACCTTAGTGGCATCTGGCGGCATAGTGAGGGCAGACGGAAAAATGTGGTACCCATCTGAGAAAACAGTTAAAGGTTCGAATACTAAAAATGCAGGTGTAATTGAAGCTGGTAAAACAGCAGCCGATTATGAAGATATTAAAGATTTTCTTCGTCCGAATTTGTTGGTTTTAACGGGTTGTAAAAAAGTTCTTTTAGAAGGTGTTACCTTTCAAAATTCACCAGCATGGAATTTACACCCTTTACTTTGTGAGGATTTGACCTTAAGAAATCTACAGGTAAAAAACCCTTGGTTTGCGCAGAACGGTGATGGTGTTGATGTAGAATCGTGTAAAAACGTATTGATTGAAGGCAGCACTTTCGATGTGGGTGATGATGGGATCTGTATTAAATCGGGAAGAGATGAAGCGGGCCGCAAACGCGGTGTGCCTACAGAAAATGTAATTGTTCGCAATAATGTGGTTTACCATGCGCATGGTGGTTTTGTAATTGGCAGCGAAATGAGCGGTGGTGCAAAAAATATCTGGGTGTACGACTGTTCTTTTATCGGTACCGACATAGGCCTGCGCTTTAAAACTACCCGAGGCCGTGGTGGTGTGGTCGAAAATATTTATATCAACAACATCAACATGATCGATATTCCGGGTGAAGCGATTCTGTTCGACATGTATTATGCTGCGGTTGATCCGGTTCCATTGGCAGGTGAAAAACGTGAAGCCATTAAAACCGTAACGGTTCCGGTTACTGAGGCTACTCCACAGTTCAGAAATTTTTATATAAAAGACATAGTAGCCAATGGAGCTGAAAAAGCTATTTTTTTTAGAGGTTTACCCGAAATGAACATCAAAGATATCCACCTGGAAAACGTAACCATAAAAGCGAAGAAAGGGATTGAAATTATTGAAGCTGCAGGAATTTTCCTTAAAAACATAAACGTAATTACCGAAAACACCAATCCGGTGGTGATGATCCAGAACAGTTCCAACATCAATATCAGTAACTTAAAATACCCTGATAACAGCAAGGTTTTGTTCGGTGTTGCGGGCGAAAAAACAAAAGGCATAAAAATTAGTGCAACAGATGTTTCTAAAGCCAAAACGGCTTCACTTTTAAGTGCCGAAGTAGATAAAAAAGCATTGGAAATTTCAAAATAA
- a CDS encoding pectinesterase family protein produces MKAIILFFLITVSSVVYALDVKPDFVVAADGSGNFKTVQEAIHAVPDFRNKTTVIFIKKGIYKEKLVLAASKRNVRFIGESVNETILTYDDYAQKKNAFGEEKGTSGSSSFYIYGEGFSAENITFENSSGPVGQAVAVWAGGDKLIFTNCRFLGFQDTLYTYGGNNRQYYKNCYIEGTVDFIFGASTAWFESCTIFCKKAGYITAASTADTTKYGYVFNKCKIKGDAPANSFYLGRPWRPYAKVAYLNCELPDFIRPEGWNNWGKESNEKTAYYAEYKSTGKGADPKSRVNWSHQLTDNEYEAYILENVFRGWNPEAK; encoded by the coding sequence ATGAAAGCAATCATCCTATTTTTTCTGATAACTGTTTCATCAGTAGTTTATGCCCTAGATGTTAAGCCCGATTTTGTGGTAGCTGCCGATGGAAGCGGAAATTTTAAAACGGTACAGGAAGCGATCCACGCAGTGCCCGATTTCAGGAACAAAACAACTGTAATCTTTATCAAAAAAGGTATTTATAAAGAAAAGCTGGTATTGGCCGCCTCTAAAAGGAATGTAAGGTTCATTGGCGAAAGTGTAAACGAAACCATTTTAACTTATGATGACTATGCCCAGAAGAAGAATGCTTTTGGCGAAGAAAAAGGCACCTCGGGTTCTTCTAGCTTTTATATTTATGGCGAAGGCTTTTCTGCTGAGAACATCACCTTCGAAAATTCATCAGGTCCGGTGGGGCAAGCCGTTGCGGTTTGGGCCGGGGGTGATAAATTAATTTTTACCAACTGTAGGTTTTTAGGCTTTCAGGATACGCTTTATACCTATGGAGGGAACAACCGCCAATATTATAAAAACTGTTATATCGAAGGGACCGTAGATTTTATTTTCGGAGCTTCGACAGCCTGGTTTGAAAGCTGTACCATTTTCTGCAAAAAGGCAGGTTATATCACGGCTGCTTCAACTGCCGATACCACAAAATATGGCTATGTATTCAACAAATGTAAAATCAAAGGAGATGCTCCTGCCAATAGTTTTTACTTAGGCCGTCCCTGGAGGCCTTATGCAAAAGTTGCGTACCTCAACTGCGAACTGCCTGATTTTATTCGCCCTGAAGGGTGGAACAACTGGGGTAAAGAGAGTAATGAGAAAACGGCTTATTATGCCGAATATAAAAGTACCGGAAAAGGTGCCGATCCAAAAAGCAGGGTAAATTGGTCGCACCAATTAACTGATAATGAGTATGAGGCCTACATTTTGGAAAACGTTTTCCGTGGGTGGAATCCAGAGGCGAAATAA
- a CDS encoding glycoside hydrolase family 43 protein — MKYLFSLILILSFSINTFAQPAPKSGYISKVWVSDLGNGMYKNPIINADYSDPDAIRVGDDFYMVASSFDAIPGLPILHSKDLVNWKIIGHALKRQPPFEHFEKTQHGNGVWAPSIRYRNGEFYIYYPDPDFGIYLTKAKTITGAWSVPKLVIAGKGLIDPCPFWDEDGKAYLAYAYAGSRAGIKSVLAIMPLTSDGSETTETGRIVYDGHELDPTVEGPKFYKRNGYYYLFAPAGGVSTGWQLILRSKHIYGPYERKIVMDQGKSSVNGPHQGAWVNTQTGEDWFLHFQDKDAYGRVIHLQPMKWVNNWPVIGLDADGDGKGEPVISYKKPNVGKVYPIETPIESDEFETSKLGLQWQWQANPQTTWLFTDAGKGLLKLYTSKIPDDAKNLWDVPNLLMQKFPADEFMATTKLLFKPNPKLENEKTGLVVLGRSYAQISIKSKKDGLYLVYGVCQSADKGKTENEKEITKLKSGLVYFRVKVTTGAKCQFSYSEDGTRFTDVGDEFQATAGQWIGAKMGIFASRDTQTNDSGIAEYDWFRVQAIK, encoded by the coding sequence ATGAAATATCTATTTAGTTTAATCCTTATTTTAAGCTTTAGCATAAATACCTTTGCCCAACCCGCTCCAAAAAGTGGGTATATATCTAAAGTTTGGGTTTCCGACTTAGGCAACGGAATGTATAAGAATCCGATAATCAATGCCGATTATTCTGATCCTGATGCTATCCGTGTAGGAGATGATTTTTACATGGTCGCTTCGAGTTTCGATGCTATACCCGGATTACCGATTCTGCATTCGAAAGATCTGGTCAACTGGAAAATAATTGGTCATGCGTTAAAACGTCAGCCTCCATTTGAACATTTCGAAAAAACACAACATGGCAATGGTGTTTGGGCACCTTCTATCCGCTACCGCAATGGTGAATTTTATATTTATTATCCAGATCCTGATTTTGGCATTTATTTAACCAAAGCAAAAACCATAACAGGAGCGTGGTCTGTACCAAAACTAGTGATTGCAGGTAAGGGATTGATTGATCCCTGCCCGTTTTGGGATGAAGATGGCAAAGCATACCTGGCTTATGCCTATGCAGGGAGCCGTGCAGGAATAAAAAGTGTACTAGCCATTATGCCGCTCACTAGCGACGGCTCAGAAACAACTGAAACAGGCAGAATTGTTTATGATGGGCATGAATTAGATCCAACCGTTGAAGGGCCAAAATTTTATAAACGCAACGGTTATTATTATTTGTTTGCACCAGCCGGGGGCGTTTCTACAGGCTGGCAACTAATTTTGAGAAGTAAGCATATTTACGGTCCATATGAAAGGAAAATAGTAATGGATCAAGGGAAATCTTCCGTAAATGGTCCTCATCAGGGTGCCTGGGTAAATACTCAAACAGGTGAGGATTGGTTTCTTCATTTCCAGGACAAAGATGCTTATGGCCGCGTGATTCACCTGCAGCCTATGAAATGGGTCAATAACTGGCCTGTTATTGGGCTTGATGCAGATGGCGATGGTAAAGGCGAACCGGTTATCTCCTATAAAAAACCAAATGTAGGTAAGGTTTATCCGATTGAAACACCGATAGAGAGTGATGAGTTTGAAACCTCAAAACTAGGCTTGCAATGGCAATGGCAGGCCAATCCGCAGACTACCTGGTTATTTACTGATGCAGGCAAGGGTTTATTAAAGTTATATACTTCGAAAATTCCCGACGATGCCAAAAATCTTTGGGATGTTCCAAACCTGTTGATGCAGAAATTTCCTGCTGATGAATTTATGGCAACAACAAAACTCTTGTTTAAACCTAACCCAAAACTGGAAAACGAAAAAACGGGTTTGGTGGTGCTGGGGAGAAGTTATGCGCAGATTAGTATTAAAAGCAAAAAAGATGGATTGTACCTTGTGTACGGTGTTTGCCAAAGTGCCGACAAGGGAAAAACCGAAAATGAAAAGGAAATTACCAAGCTAAAATCGGGATTGGTATATTTTAGGGTTAAAGTTACCACTGGTGCAAAATGTCAGTTTAGTTATAGTGAAGATGGAACTCGTTTTACTGATGTAGGAGATGAGTTCCAGGCAACCGCGGGCCAATGGATCGGCGCAAAAATGGGAATATTTGCCTCCAGAGATACCCAAACCAATGATTCAGGAATTGCCGAATACGATTGGTTCCGTGTACAAGCAATAAAATAA
- a CDS encoding rhamnogalacturonan acetylesterase, which produces MKKHKYLIAALGTVLLMSFIIKPKPVKVYLIGDSTVADYTLDEGYLQKKYPLTGWGQVFQQFFKKDSLKKLSRLIKSDSALVIDKAKGGRSTRTFFEEVRWKEVLSALEKNDLVLIQFGHNDAAKDKPERYVDIPGYKDFLRMYVKETRAKGALPILITPVTRNYPWKDGKLGSAHGEYPQAVKDVAQELNAPIIDLTSLSASFFTTKGNEFVSKHYFMNLDSAKYEAYPKGQKDNTHFQPEGAKAVAQLVYNELKNINRKAN; this is translated from the coding sequence ATGAAAAAACATAAATACCTTATCGCAGCCCTTGGCACCGTTTTACTGATGTCATTCATTATAAAACCCAAACCTGTTAAGGTTTATTTAATCGGCGATTCTACCGTAGCAGACTATACTTTAGATGAAGGTTATCTACAGAAAAAGTATCCCCTTACAGGTTGGGGACAGGTTTTTCAACAATTCTTTAAAAAAGACAGCTTAAAAAAATTAAGCAGGCTGATTAAAAGCGACAGCGCTTTAGTTATTGATAAGGCAAAAGGGGGAAGAAGCACCAGAACTTTTTTTGAAGAGGTAAGGTGGAAAGAAGTTTTATCAGCCTTAGAAAAGAATGACCTGGTATTGATCCAGTTTGGGCACAACGATGCCGCAAAAGACAAACCTGAACGTTATGTTGATATTCCGGGTTATAAAGACTTTTTAAGGATGTACGTGAAAGAAACAAGGGCGAAGGGTGCTTTACCGATCCTGATTACACCGGTTACCCGCAATTACCCCTGGAAAGATGGCAAACTGGGCAGTGCCCATGGCGAGTATCCACAAGCGGTGAAAGATGTTGCCCAAGAATTAAACGCACCCATTATAGATCTAACCTCACTTTCTGCAAGTTTTTTCACCACAAAAGGCAATGAATTTGTAAGCAAGCATTACTTTATGAATTTAGACTCCGCAAAATATGAAGCTTATCCAAAAGGCCAAAAAGATAACACCCACTTCCAACCAGAAGGCGCCAAAGCAGTTGCGCAGTTGGTTTACAATGAATTAAAAAATATCAACCGCAAGGCTAATTAA
- a CDS encoding DUF6814 family protein, whose amino-acid sequence MNTLKKFLGLIWMVLGPLTMTFLFMQAIDKVGLTHTDLERTNTILQWAIILFIFLPISLGLMIFGFYAWKGEYDHLPESSDEL is encoded by the coding sequence ATGAATACGTTAAAGAAATTTTTAGGATTGATTTGGATGGTTTTAGGTCCGTTAACAATGACTTTTTTGTTTATGCAGGCAATAGATAAAGTGGGCTTAACCCACACAGATCTGGAGCGTACCAATACCATTCTGCAATGGGCAATTATCTTGTTTATTTTCCTCCCAATTAGTTTGGGCTTGATGATATTTGGCTTTTATGCATGGAAAGGTGAGTACGATCACTTGCCGGAAAGTTCGGATGAATTGTAA
- a CDS encoding MFS transporter produces MSDNLPKNNIFKVIGASSLGTLIEWYDFYIFGSLAVIIGHQLFPGDAGASALINTLAIFAAGFIVRPFGALVFGRLGDLIGRKYTFLLTLVLMGGSTFFIGLIPSYKSIGYAAPILVLILRLIQGLALGGEYGGAATYVAEHAPKDKRGFFTSWIQTTATLGLFLSLGIIVITKNILGAETFGDWGWRIPFLLSIVLVVVSIYIRMKMHESPMFSKLKAEGNVSKNPLKESFNNKANFKMVLLALFGATMGQGVIWYTGQFYAQSFLENTCKLDFNDSRYILLWGIAFATPFFVVFGAWSDKVGRKWIMLSGMLLGILFYRPIYQMFLDDTDYTKIEQTDILSVTPAPVTSILIANSTDSLRTVSTKVMLRNGASFNKVQTDTVSATKGILLGKEVVKDKVLPKPVFWKFVGLIFFQILLVTMVYGPIAAFLVELFPTKIRYTSMSLPYHIGNGVFGGLVPFIATLIASFSGATPLSGLWYPIGIAALSLVIGAIYLSNKRDENIND; encoded by the coding sequence ATGAGCGACAATTTACCCAAGAACAATATTTTTAAAGTAATCGGTGCATCATCTTTAGGCACACTGATTGAATGGTATGATTTTTACATTTTTGGTAGCCTTGCGGTTATCATTGGCCATCAGCTGTTTCCAGGAGATGCGGGTGCATCGGCACTCATTAATACTTTGGCTATTTTTGCCGCGGGTTTTATTGTTCGTCCGTTTGGTGCATTGGTTTTCGGCAGGCTTGGCGATTTAATTGGCAGGAAATATACTTTCTTGCTCACTTTGGTGCTGATGGGTGGATCGACATTTTTTATCGGTTTAATCCCTTCTTATAAAAGTATCGGCTATGCTGCCCCAATTTTGGTTTTAATATTAAGGCTGATTCAAGGATTAGCCCTTGGCGGAGAGTATGGTGGGGCTGCAACTTATGTAGCAGAGCACGCACCTAAAGATAAACGGGGCTTTTTTACCAGCTGGATCCAAACCACCGCAACACTGGGTTTATTCCTTTCGTTGGGGATTATCGTAATCACAAAAAACATTTTGGGCGCCGAAACCTTTGGTGATTGGGGCTGGAGAATCCCTTTTCTATTATCGATCGTATTGGTTGTAGTTTCGATTTATATCCGCATGAAAATGCACGAATCGCCCATGTTTTCTAAATTGAAGGCCGAAGGAAATGTCTCAAAAAATCCATTGAAAGAGAGCTTTAACAACAAAGCGAATTTTAAAATGGTACTTCTGGCGCTGTTTGGTGCTACTATGGGGCAAGGGGTAATCTGGTATACGGGGCAGTTTTATGCACAGTCGTTTTTAGAGAATACCTGTAAGCTGGATTTTAACGATTCGAGATATATTTTGCTCTGGGGAATAGCTTTTGCCACACCGTTTTTTGTGGTGTTTGGTGCCTGGAGCGATAAGGTTGGCCGGAAATGGATTATGCTGAGCGGTATGCTTTTGGGTATTCTATTCTATCGTCCAATTTATCAAATGTTTTTAGACGATACCGATTATACAAAAATTGAACAGACTGATATTTTATCTGTTACTCCAGCTCCAGTAACTTCGATTTTAATTGCGAACTCAACTGATAGTTTACGAACAGTTTCTACTAAAGTAATGCTTAGAAATGGTGCTTCTTTTAACAAGGTTCAAACCGATACGGTTTCTGCAACAAAAGGAATCCTCTTAGGCAAAGAAGTGGTAAAAGATAAAGTTTTGCCTAAACCAGTATTCTGGAAATTTGTTGGCTTAATCTTCTTCCAGATTTTGCTGGTAACCATGGTTTATGGACCAATTGCGGCTTTTCTTGTGGAGTTATTCCCGACTAAAATCAGGTATACCTCTATGTCGCTGCCTTATCATATCGGTAACGGTGTATTTGGAGGGCTTGTGCCATTTATTGCAACACTAATTGCAAGCTTTTCTGGCGCTACGCCATTATCCGGCCTTTGGTATCCGATAGGTATAGCCGCATTGAGTTTGGTTATTGGCGCAATTTATTTATCAAATAAAAGAGACGAAAATATTAACGATTAG
- a CDS encoding bestrophin family protein: MLLIQNIRLSRILRNTWQVDLIMIASCTAAYFVREYLIAHHFSIPSIIPTVLGTAIAFFIGFNNNQAYDRWWEARKIWGALVNDSRSFARALINYVEEDEESAKRMIYRHIAFLYALKANLRGAVDEIYTKYLSEADLKEIRKHNNAHNAILNIQSRDLQKLSKANVIDGFRFIEINEMLTRFSDSMGMSERIKNTIFPTTYTYLTKVFIWLFVVTFTLVISQDAGPAAIFLGWLIGFVFVSTQINGMSLVNPFENNSAGVPLNQITRTIEINLLQMLEEDEIPEPVKPINDEYVL; the protein is encoded by the coding sequence ATGCTTTTAATACAAAACATTAGATTAAGTAGAATTTTAAGAAATACGTGGCAGGTTGATCTGATCATGATTGCCTCCTGTACCGCAGCTTACTTTGTACGCGAATATTTAATTGCACATCATTTTTCCATTCCATCTATTATTCCAACAGTTTTAGGGACGGCTATTGCCTTTTTTATTGGTTTTAACAATAACCAGGCTTATGATAGATGGTGGGAAGCCCGAAAAATATGGGGTGCTTTGGTAAATGATTCACGCTCCTTTGCAAGGGCTTTGATTAATTATGTTGAGGAGGATGAAGAAAGCGCAAAACGCATGATTTACAGGCACATTGCATTTTTATATGCTTTAAAGGCTAACTTGAGGGGAGCGGTAGATGAAATTTACACCAAGTATTTATCTGAGGCAGATTTAAAGGAAATTAGGAAACACAATAATGCACATAATGCCATTTTAAATATCCAATCGAGAGATTTACAAAAATTATCAAAAGCAAATGTTATTGATGGTTTCCGTTTTATTGAGATCAATGAGATGCTTACACGGTTTTCCGATTCTATGGGTATGAGCGAACGGATTAAAAACACCATATTCCCTACTACCTATACATATTTAACTAAAGTGTTTATCTGGCTATTTGTGGTAACATTCACCCTGGTAATCAGTCAGGATGCAGGGCCCGCAGCCATATTTTTGGGCTGGTTAATCGGTTTCGTATTTGTATCTACGCAGATTAATGGAATGAGCTTGGTTAACCCTTTCGAAAATAATTCGGCGGGCGTTCCGCTTAACCAGATTACCAGAACGATAGAGATTAATCTTTTGCAAATGCTAGAAGAAGACGAGATTCCAGAGCCTGTTAAGCCAATTAATGATGAATATGTTCTTTAA
- a CDS encoding TlpA family protein disulfide reductase has translation MKTYLILLFSVFSFTALAQDAPVKWATQETFFEDLIGKDLPPFNGLTINKKQFSNTDLKNQVVVINFWFEKCPPCIAEIPELNNLVAKYGKKAVRFIGITHDSPASARHFQKRNGYRYEIISLSKDEIRKLNINHGFPSNILVGKNGKIIYATANISFSDPQFKAKSVLFEEKLKSTLTGN, from the coding sequence ATGAAAACTTACCTTATTCTACTATTCTCTGTTTTTTCTTTCACAGCATTGGCTCAAGATGCTCCGGTTAAATGGGCTACGCAGGAAACTTTTTTTGAAGATTTAATAGGTAAAGATTTACCGCCTTTTAACGGTTTAACCATCAATAAAAAACAATTCTCCAATACCGATTTAAAAAATCAGGTAGTAGTGATTAACTTTTGGTTCGAAAAATGCCCGCCCTGTATAGCCGAAATACCCGAATTAAATAACCTGGTGGCTAAATATGGTAAAAAGGCCGTAAGGTTTATCGGGATTACCCATGATAGCCCCGCCAGTGCCAGGCACTTTCAGAAACGGAACGGTTACAGATACGAAATTATATCATTGAGTAAAGATGAGATCCGAAAACTGAATATCAACCACGGCTTTCCGTCAAATATTTTGGTAGGAAAAAATGGAAAGATTATTTACGCTACTGCTAATATTTCCTTTTCCGACCCACAGTTTAAAGCTAAATCGGTACTTTTTGAAGAGAAGTTAAAAAGTACATTAACAGGTAATTAA
- a CDS encoding RNA polymerase sigma factor — translation MQGSRAAQFELYKLYAKAMYNVALRILNYEEEAEDVLQEAFLDAFTRIVDFRQETTFGLWLKQIVINKSINYLRKRKMEFVSTDELSEVPDEDSFDDSEVRLQADEIRAAITELPDGYRVVLSLYLLEGYDHEEIAHILKISENTSRTQYMRAKKKLKSILEQKGMRDE, via the coding sequence ATGCAGGGCAGCCGTGCAGCACAGTTTGAATTGTACAAATTGTATGCAAAGGCCATGTATAATGTGGCGCTGCGCATTTTAAATTACGAAGAAGAGGCTGAAGATGTTTTACAGGAAGCTTTTCTGGATGCGTTTACCAGAATTGTAGATTTTAGGCAGGAAACCACTTTCGGACTTTGGTTAAAGCAGATTGTGATCAACAAATCCATCAATTATTTGCGTAAACGTAAGATGGAGTTTGTAAGTACCGATGAGCTATCGGAAGTGCCTGATGAGGATAGCTTTGACGACAGTGAAGTACGGTTGCAAGCTGATGAAATTAGGGCAGCCATTACCGAATTGCCAGATGGCTATAGAGTGGTGTTGAGTTTATATCTTTTAGAGGGTTACGACCATGAAGAGATTGCACATATTTTAAAAATTAGTGAAAATACCAGTCGCACGCAATATATGAGGGCGAAAAAGAAGTTAAAAAGTATTTTAGAACAGAAAGGGATGAGAGATGAATAA